One segment of Drosophila mauritiana strain mau12 chromosome 3R, ASM438214v1, whole genome shotgun sequence DNA contains the following:
- the LOC117145741 gene encoding serine protease 7, with the protein MKVIAAVLLCFLINRTTHGQFQSCRNPNQQTGYCVDITRCVPLYSVLAKSNPTDSEIQFMRDSRCGSTKNNPPFVCCTQDTDYKTTLPDQSICGGNIAQYHITRGNETVVTEFAWMVLLEYRRHGEQQLGTHCAGSLISSRYVVTAAHCLSNNKAIYGDIVSVRLGVHNTSDIVYSHNAERLPGPVRIAVEEIHVHESFGTRHMSYDIGLIRLAREVAYSPSIRPICLPSTVGVQNWPSGQAFTVAGWGRTLTRESSPVKMKLEVIYVKPALCRRLYASRPAVDDSHLCVESRSQGDSCNGDSGGPLMAFREGVWVLAGIMSFGNYWCSGSWPGVYTNALFYETWITQHIKP; encoded by the exons ATGAAGGTGATCGCAGCGGTTTTGCTGTGCTTTTTAATTAACCGCACGACCCATGGACAAT TCCAGAGTTGCCGGAATCCCAACCAGCAGACTGGATATTGCGTGGACATCACCAGGTGTGTGCCACTGTATTCCGTGCTGGCGAAGAGTAATCCTACAGACTCCGAGATCCAGTTCATGCGAGACTCCCGCTGCGGATCTACCAAGAACAATCCGCCATTCGTCTGCTGCACTCAGGATACGGACTACAAGACGACGCTTCCCGATCAATCCATCTGTGGGGGCAACATAGCCCAATACCACATCACTAGAGGCAATGAAACCGTTGTCACGGAATTTGCCTGGATGGTGCTGTTAGAGTACCGTCGTCATGGTGAACAACAATTGGGAACTCACTGCGCGGGATCACTGATCAGTAGCCGATATGTTGTAACAGCGGCTCATTGCCTGTCGAATAACAAGGCCATCTATGGAGACAT AGTCTCTGTGAGATTGGGCGTGCATAACACTAGTGACATCGTGTATTCCCACAATGCAGAGCGCCTACCGGGCCCTGTGAGAATCGCGGTCGAGGAGATCCACGTACATGAAAGCTTCGGTACACGCCACATGTCGTACGACATTGGTCTGATCCGCTTGGCGAGAGAGGTTGCCTATTCGCCCAGCATACGACCTATTTGCTTGCCCTCGACTGTGGGTGTGCAAAACTGGCCATCCGGTCAGGCGTTCACCGTGGCAGGATGGGGTAGAACTCTCACCAGAGAAAGCAGTCCCGTCAAGATGAAATTGGAGGTAATATACGTGAAGCCTGCCCTGTGTCGTCGCTTGTATGCTTCTAGACCTGCCGTGGATGACTCCCACTTGTGCGTCGAAAGTAGAAGTCAGGGTGATAGCTGCAATGGGGACTCCGGCGGACCACTGATGGCATTCCGCGAGGGCGTTTGGGTCCTTGCGGGCATTATGTCCTTTGGCAACTACTGGTGCTCGGGAAGCTGGCCAGGTGTCTACACAAATGCTCTTTTCTACGAAACGTGGATCACGCAGCATATAAAACCTTAA
- the LOC117145095 gene encoding MD-2-related lipid-recognition protein — MLRLSSLLPVAFALALSSVSAEIVNFQTCEDSVDSCTISQVRVTPCPEANANAACHIRRRHRFTMSFDFTPHFDADTLVASLGWAKSENVELPLLTMDQEACKYTTCPVRSGVTQTYTNNMPADARFPLSPYTIRWALKDPVSQKRCCFTIDIKVVR, encoded by the coding sequence ATGTTGCGTTTGAGCTCGCTCCTGCCTGTCGCCTTTGCTCTGGCGTTGTCATCCGTCTCCGCAGAGATAGTCAACTTTCAGACTTGCGAAGATAGTGTGGACTCCTGCACGATTAGTCAGGTGCGGGTTACGCCCTGTCCGGAGGCGAATGCCAATGCCGCCTGCCACATCCGCCGTAGGCACCGCTTCACCATGAGCTTCGACTTCACGCCCCACTTCGATGCGGACACCCTGGTAGCCAGCTTGGGCTGGGCCAAGAGCGAGAACGTGGAGCTGCCCCTGCTCACCATGGACCAGGAGGCCTGCAAGTACACCACCTGCCCCGTCAGATCCGGAGTCACCCAGACCTACACGAACAACATGCCCGCCGACGCCAGGTTCCCGCTGAGTCCCTACACCATCCGTTGGGCTCTGAAGGATCCGGTTTCCCAGAAGCGCTGCTGCTTCACCATCGACATCAAGGTGGTGCGCTAG
- the LOC117145554 gene encoding heterogeneous nuclear ribonucleoprotein 87F: MANRSSQRDQEFNRDNTYNYRDHNRDNRDNRDNRSNFQNYRNRDRDRDRQRQVPTEPPFIAYVGNLPKGLVQGDVMKIFSDFEVKNVRLIKDRETDEFKGYGYVEFETLAQLKSALNCNGRIKLDNFSAPLRIDIADHRRQNPGAPSGVGGAPPVGVGHERGGGAGRGGGVGRGGSTGPTNGNSPYYQRRNYRRDDSVGSHQFRRREPRSTSSNHHMSNSSPTQSTTSINYNRTIRGGFNSRVGVGGNGNRYQGGAPRNFDDREDQQSTGSGGFQRNRTYNFNRSMNNSAGGGGAGVARGGNPQRNFNGNGGGGGFGVVNGGGNYTNFVQNRNRDRRGHYNPNNSGSSGGYNNHGHSSFGGDNNRPVHGASESASCGTGPSSSNQFAVRDDDDRPKLVLKPRTVTAPINSLAETKQAALIFGNAKPRDDSSTPVSSPRQDLDARADGLRASSPLSGSSCAPSDHDHDPGVGDN, from the exons ATGGCCAATCGCTCCAGCCAGCGGGACCAAGAGTTCAATCGTGATAATACATACAATTATCGAGACCATAATCGGGACAATCGCGATAATCGGGACAATCGCAGTAATTTCCAAAACTATCGCAATCGTGACAGGGATCGCGATAGGCAGCGTCAGGTGCCCACGGAACCACCTTTCATCGCTTATGTGGGCAACCTTCCCAAGGGTCTCGTCCAGGGCGATGTAATGAAGATCTTTTCGGACTTCGAGGTGAAGAATGTGCGCCTGATCAAGGACCGTGAGACCGATGAGTTCAAGGGCTATGGCTACGTGGAGTTCGAGACTCTGGCACAGCTGAAGAGTGCTCTTAACTGCAACGGCCGCATCAAGCTGGACAACTTTTCGGCCCCCCTGCGTATCGATATAGCCGACCATCGCCGGCAGAACCCGGGTGCTCCCAGCGGAGTTGGCGGAGCTCCTCCAGTCGGAGTGGGCCACGAAAGAGGTGGTGGCGCCGGAAGAGGTGGTGGCGTCGGAAGAGGAGGCAGCACGGGACCAACAAACGGTAACAGTCCCTACTACCAGAGGCGCAACTATCGGCGCGACGACAGCGTGGGATCCCACCAGTTTAGAAGGAGGGAACCccgcagcaccagcagcaaccacCATATGTCCAATAGCAGCCCCACACAAAGCACCACGTCCATTAACTACAACCGCACCATTCGAGGTGGTTTCAATAGCCGTGTTGGTGTAGGTGGAAATGGCAATCGTTACCAGGGAGGAGCTCCACGTAACTTCGATGACCGCGAGGACCAGCAATCGACCGGCAGCGGAGGATTCCAACGCAATCGCACTTACAACTTCAACCG ATCCATGAACAACAGCGCAGGCGGAGGAGGTGCTGGAGTAGCTAGGGGCGGCAATCCGCAGCGGAACTTCAATGGAAATGGAGGCGGCGGTGGATTCGGGGTCGTAAATGGAGGCGGCAACTATACCAATTTCGTGCAGAATCGCAACCGCGATCGCCGTGGACACTACAATCCAAACAACTCTGGAAGTTCTGGCGGCTACAATAACCATGGGCACAGCAGCTTTGGCGGGGACAACAATCGTCCTGTGCACGGAGCGTCTGAGTCGGCATCATGTGGAACAGGTCCATCTTCGAGCAATCAATTCGCAGTacgcgatgatgatgatcggCCCAAGCTAGTGCTCAAGCCCAGGACTGTGACTGCGCCCATAAACTCTCTGGCTGAAACCAAACAGGCTGCTCTGATCTTCGGAAATGCCAAGCCTCGCGATGATAGCTCCACTCCCGTCTCCTCGCCACGCCAGGATTTGGACGCCAGAGCCGATGGCTTGAGAGCGTCTTCCCCTTTGTCAGGATCGTCATGTGCCCCAAGTGATCATGACCATGATCCAGGCGTGGGCGACAACTAG
- the LOC117145094 gene encoding MD-2-related lipid-recognition protein, with the protein MLRPSSLQAVAIAIFLISASASAEVVNFEPCADSVDTCTIQQVRVSPCPEALSNAACNIRRKHNSEMSFDFTPNFDADTLVASLGWAKSENVELPLLTMDSAACKYTPCPVRSGVKQTYTTQVPIEAKFPLSPYTIRWALKDPVSQKRCCFTIDIKVVR; encoded by the coding sequence ATGTTGCGTCCTAGTTCGCTGCAGGCTGTCGCCATCGCCATCTTCCTGATCTCGGCATCCGCTTCCGCCGAGGTGGTCAACTTTGAACCCTGTGCGGATAGCGTGGACACCTGTACGATCCAGCAGGTGAGAGTCTCGCCGTGTCCGGAGGCTCTCTCCAATGCGGCTTGCAATATCCGCCGGAAGCACAACAGCGAGATGAGCTTCGACTTCACGCCCAACTTCGATGCGGACACCCTGGTAGCCAGCTTGGGCTGGGCCAAGAGCGAGAACGTGGAGCTGCCCCTGCTCACCATGGACAGCGCGGCCTGCAAGTACACACCCTGCCCCGTGAGATCCGGAGTGAAGCAGACCTACACCACCCAGGTGCCCATCGAGGCCAAGTTCCCCCTGAGTCCCTATACCATCCGTTGGGCTCTGAAGGATCCGGTTTCCCAGAAGCGCTGCTGCTTCACCATCGACATCAAGGTGGTGCGCTGA
- the LOC117143615 gene encoding uncharacterized protein LOC117143615, whose amino-acid sequence MSSPTDFDRSMLVEFSAAFMYYIEKHKLMEVMSRLLAEISVADGVTDVRRWMGENITRIGVEIYTKSMDAFHRGVRGDFYQLPRSFYHRIVLHGKPGSGRRSLAYVLAQRWDLLILDADVLAYHSINKQDQDEHSRFLQEAIEKDCVYKRSEAVGNLIQNRLLQEDALHRGWILINYPNNKCEAEELFEGFTVPPNRFVFLQIDERMARTRIMLNSYSPGPQANVSFMDRQMAQFRKSEPALNSYLSQRREVVYVDASPCFEQVKCEIISELTKTPYVLGKKYGEANAKI is encoded by the coding sequence ATGTCCTCGCCCACCGATTTCGACCGATCCATGCTGGTGGAGTTCAGTGCCGCATTTATGTACTACATTGAGAAGCACAAGCTGATGGAGGTGATGAGTCGTCTCCTGGCCGAGATTTCCGTGGCGGATGGAGTGACAGATGTGCGAAGATGGATGGGCGAGAACATAACCAGGATCGGTGTGGAGATATACACCAAATCGATGGACGCCTTCCATCGGGGAGTAAGGGGTGATTTCTACCAGCTGCCCAGGAGCTTCTACCACCGAATAGTGCTGCACGGCAAGCCGGGATCAGGACGAAGGTCCTTGGCATATGTGCTAGCCCAGCGCTGGGATCTGCTAATACTGGATGCCGATGTGCTGGCCTATCACAGCATCAACAAACAGGACCAGGATGAGCACTCTAGATTCCTGCAGGAAGCCATTGAAAAGGACTGTGTCTACAAACGGTCGGAGGCAGTGGGCAATCTCATCCAGAACAGACTCCTCCAGGAGGACGCCCTTCACAGGGGTTGGATTCTGATCAATTACCCAAACAACAAGTGCGAGGCTGAGGAACTCTTCGAGGGCTTCACTGTGCCCCCGAATCGATTCGTATTCCTGCAAATCGACGAGCGTATGGCTCGCACGAGAATCATGCTCAATAGCTACTCGCCAGGACCTCAAGCTAACGTCAGTTTTATGGACCGCCAGATGGCCCAGTTCCGGAAAAGCGAACCTGCTCTAAACTCCTACCTCAGCCAGCGGAGGGAAGTGGTCTATGTGGATGCGTCACCTTGTTTCGAGCAGGTCAAGTGCGAGATCATCTCGGAACTCACCAAAACTCCCTATGTGCTGGGTAAAAAATACGGCGAGGCAAATGCCAAAATCTGA